One Centroberyx gerrardi isolate f3 chromosome 6, fCenGer3.hap1.cur.20231027, whole genome shotgun sequence genomic region harbors:
- the ube4a gene encoding ubiquitin conjugation factor E4 A, which yields MTDQGNNNQNISCNPFAALFSSLADAKQFASGQKPQQLSAEPPLEDSGESQSESENSVSDSIDDNDDSVAEISRSFRSRQELCEQLNVNHMIQRIFLITLDNSDPSLRGDNGIPPRCVYLEEMAADLDGQDWLDMDNIEQALFNRLLLLEPGNHLIYMTSCSAINLSADRDAGEKCAIPYLYACYQRAKEEVTKVPEKLLPFAVRCKNLTVSNTRTVLLTPEIYITQNVYEQLLDLLLEGVSGAQPEEVVEFVEEVIAGLLSDQEVRTFGEVVVPVLDIFQGRIKDLDLCQPLLYSYLDVLLYFSHQKDIAKVLVEHIQPKDPANGLQYQKSLLGAVLSISCLLKTPGVVEGHGYFLNPSRSSAQETKVQEANIHQFMGQFHDKLHQILKNLLQRSGETRHLLLSWLGGCLQANVGRTKIWANQMPEIFFQMYASDAFFLNLGAALLKLCQPFCRPRSPKLLTFNPSYCALKELSEEERRNRNVHARGLDKETCLIPVPPQQPVESAQSYSLLTENLILTQLTLHLGFHRLHEQMVKMNQSLHRLQVTWQEAQRTGSPMSEQLLEQFERLMIIYLSTKAAATQPAMLQCCLNLQASSAALLVQLGLGNQGTEHLPLTFPLPSLQNSMLCYVPEFFAENLGDFFIFLRRFADEVLESSAESLEQILNFITVFMGNVERMKNPHLRAKLAEVLEAVMPHMEPVASGAAQPIMFQRERVFCTYRHAPQLAEALITVFVDIEFTGDPHQFEQKFNYRRPMYPILKYMWGKENYRESIKCLAVYASENLEAMNPPLFLRYLNLLMNDAIFLLDEAIQYLSKIKLLQLERDRGEWEGLAPDARREKESSLQMFGQLGRFHNIMSNETIGTLAFLTSEIKGIFVHPFLAERIISMLNYFLQHLVGPKMGALKVKDFSEFDFKPQQLVSDICTIYLNLGDEENFCATVPKDGRSYSPTLFSQTVRVLKKINKPGDMIVSFGLLADKIKSHADRQQQEEETYSDAPDEFLDPIMSTLMLDPVLLPSSNVTVDRSTIARHLLSDQTDPFNRSPLTMDQIRPNEELKQQILQWLDKHKQERLQLGPSG from the exons ATGACTGACCAGGGCAACAACAACCAGAACATCTCCTGCAACCCCTTCGCTGCCCTCTTCAGCTCACTGGCTGATGCCAAGCAGTTTGCATCAGGCCAGAAACCACAGCAGCTGTCTGCTGAACCACCAT TGGAGGACTCAGGAGAGAGCCAGTCGGAGTCGGAGAACTCTGTGTCAGACAGCATCGATGACAATGACGACTCGGTGGCAGAGATCAGCCGCTCGTTCCGCTCCCGGCAAGAGCTGTGTGAACAGCTCAACGTCAATCACATGATCCAGCGGATATTCCTCATCACGCTGGACAACA GTGATCCCAGTCTGAGAGGAGATAATGGGATCCCTCCTCGCTGTGTGTACCTGGAGGAGATGGCTGCAGACCTGGACGGACAGGACTGGCTGGACATGGACAACATAGAACAG GCTCTATTTAACCGTCTGCTGCTACTAGAGCCGGGAAACCACCTTATCTACATGACCTCCTGCAGTGCTATTAACCTGTCTGCTGACCGGGATGCTGGAGAGAAATGTGCCATCCCCTACCTGTATGCTTGCTACCAGAGAGCCAAGGAAGAG GTGACAAAAGTACCAGAGAAGCTGCTGCCGTTTGCTGTGCGCTGTAAGAACCTGACGGTGTCGAACACGCGGACAGTTCTGCTCACCCCAGAGATTTACATCACCCAGAACGTCTACGAACAGCTTCTGGACCTGCTGCTGGAGGGCGTCAGTGGAGCAC AAccagaggaggtggtggagttTGTGGAAGAGGTCATTGCTGGCCTGCTCTCTGACCAGGAGGTGCGTACCTTCGGGGAAGTGGTAGTACCAGTCCTTGATATCTTCCAGGGGCGCATCAAAGACTTGGACCTGTGCCAGCCTCTCCTCTACTCCTACCTAGATGTGCTGCTCTACTTCAGCCACCAAAAAGATATTGCCAAG GTGTTGGTGGAACACATCCAGCCCAAAGACCCAGCTAATGGTTTGCAGTACCAGAAGAGCCTCCTGGGGGCGGTGCTGAGTATCTCCTGCCTGCTGAAAACCCCGGGTGTAGTGGAGGGACACGGCTACTTCCTCAACCCCTCCCGTTCCAGCGCTCAGGAGACAAAGGTCCAGGAGGCCAACATCCACCAG TTTATGGGCCAGTTCCACGACAAGCTGCACCAGATCCTGAAGAACCTGCTTCAGCGCTCCGGCGAGACGCGCCACCTGCTCCTCTCTTGGTTGGGTGGCTGTCTGCAGGCCAATGTCGGCCGTACCAAGATATGGGCCAATCAAATGCCCGAGATCTTCTTCCAGATGTACGCCTCAGATGCTTTCTTCCTAAACTTGGGTGCAGCACTGCTAAAGCTGTGCCAGCCCTTCTGTCGGCCGCGTTCGCCCAAACTACTCACCTTCAACCCCTCCTACTGCGCCCTCAAGGAGCTGAGCGAAGAAGAGAGGCGCAATCGCAACGTTCATGCCAGAG GTCTCGACAAGGAAACCTGTCTGATCCCTGTGCCCCCTCAGCAGCCGGTGGAGTCGGCTCAGTCCTACAGCCTGCTGACTGAAAACCTCATCCTCACACAACTCACCCTGCACCTCGGCTtccacag aCTCCACGAGCAGATGGTGAAGATGAACCAGTCTCTCCACCGGCTCCAGGTCACATGGCAGGAAGCCCAGCGAACAGGCAGCCCGATGTCCGAGCAGCTCCTGGAGCAATTTGAGCGTCTAATGATCATTTACCTTTCTACCAAAGCTGCGGCCACACAGCCTGCCATGCTGCAATGCTGCCTGAACCTCCAagcctcctctgctgctctcctggtTCAGCTGGGCCTGGGAAACCAGGGGACTGAACATTTACCACTCACCTTCCCCCTGCCTTCCCTACAGAATAGTATGCTGTGCTATGTACCAG AGTTTTTTGCAGAGAACTTGGGAGATTTTTTCATCTTCCTGCGTCGATTTGCAGACGAGGTTTTGGAGTCGTCTGCTGAAAGTCTGGAGCAGATCCTCAACTTCATCACTGTCTTCATGGGCAACGTAGAGAG GATGAAGAACCCACACTTACGGGCAAAGCTGGCAGAAGTCCTAGAGGCGGTGATGCCCCACATGGAGCCTGTGGCTTCCGGtgctgctcagccaatcatgttCCAGCGAGAGAGAGTCTTCTGTACCTACAGACATGCACCTCAGCTGGCTGAGGCCCTCATCACTGTGTTCGTAGACATTGAGTTCACTG GTGATCCTCACCAGTTTGAACAGAAATTCAACTACAGAAGACCCATGTATCCTATCCTCAAGTACATGTGGGGCAAAGAAAACTACAGAGAGAGTATCAAG TGTCTGGCTGTCTATGCATCTGAGAACCTGGAGGCCATGAACCCCCCTCTGTTCCTGCGGTACCTCAACCTGCTGATGAATGATGCCATCTTCCTACTGGATGAGGCTATTCAG tacCTGAGTAAAATCAAGCTTCTGCAGCTGGAGCGGGATCGAGGGGAATGGGAGGGCCTGGCTCCTGACGCCCGAAGAGAAAAAGAGTCGAGCCTGCAGATGTTCGGACAGCTGGGACGCTTCCACAACATCATGTCCAACGAGACCATCGGCACGCTGGCCTTCCTCACCTCAG AGATCAAGGGCATCTTTGTGCACCCGTTCCTGGCTGAGAGGATCATCTCCATGCTGAACTACTTCCTGCAGCACCTGGTGGGACCCAAGATGGGTGCCCTAAAGGTCAAGGACTTCAGTGAGTTTGACTTCAAGCCCCAGCAGCTCGTCTCAGACATCTGCACCATCTACCTGAACCTGGG TGACGAAGAGAACTTCTGTGCTACAGTCCCTAAAGATGGCCGATCGTACTCTCCTACCCTCTTCTCTCAGACGGTTCGGGTCCTGAAGAAGATCAACAAGCCTGGAGACATGATTGTGTCCTTTGGACTCCTTGCTGACAAAATCAAG tcccatgcagacagacagcaacaggaagaggagacaTACTCAGACGCCCCAGATGAGTTCTTGGACCCCATCATGTCCACCCTGATGCTGGATCCTGTTTTACTCCCATCCTCCAATGTAACAGTAGACCGCTCAACCATAGCAAGACATCTACTCAG CGACCAGACAGACCCATTCAACCGCAGTCCACTTACCATGGACCAGATCAGGCCAAATGAGGAACTCAAACAGCAGATCTTACAGTGGCTGGATAAGCATAAGCAGGAGAGGCTGCAGCTGGGGCCGAGCGGCTAG